A region of Pasteurellaceae bacterium Orientalotternb1 DNA encodes the following proteins:
- a CDS encoding oligopeptide ABC transporter substrate-binding protein OppA (is involved in the transport of the murein peptide L-alanyl-gamma-D-glutamyl-meso-diaminopimelate): MQTTFTRSLLASAIALGLSVSAFAAKVPEGTQLAEKQEITINNGAEPSSFDPHKIEGTPEAQISYQLFEGLITVDEYGNEQPGVAESWESTPDFKVWTFKLRQDAKWSNGDPVTAHDFEFAWRRLADPKTASPYSSFLNYMQVENAQDIIDGKKKPEELGVKAVDDHTFQVTLSNPIPYLAGMTTHQTTLPVPKKVVEKFGDAWVKKENIVGNGAYVLDEHVINEKIVFKRNKLYWNDKETVIDKGTFLAIVQPTTDVARYRAGEVDMTAHALPPEQFEKLKQELPGEVIVPRGLVTYIYELNHTKAPFNDVRVRKALNLALDRNVITDKVLAQGQTPTYVFTPTYIAEGHAIKQPAYSEQPMADRNAEAIKLLEEAGFSKANPLKFTILYNTSESHKKIAIAASSLWKQNTKGLVDVKLENQEWKTFLDTKRKANFDVARAGWAADYNQASTFGNYFLSNSSNNTSFYKSKAYDNAIADALKAADAEGRAAAYAKAEAILAEDSAVVPVYNYVNPRLVKPYVKGFSGKDPQDNALLRNLYIIKQ; encoded by the coding sequence ATGCAAACCACATTCACGCGTTCTCTATTGGCATCTGCCATTGCGTTGGGCTTATCTGTTTCTGCATTTGCAGCTAAAGTACCTGAAGGAACTCAGCTTGCGGAGAAGCAAGAGATCACCATCAACAACGGGGCTGAACCTTCAAGTTTCGACCCACATAAAATCGAAGGAACTCCTGAAGCACAAATCTCTTACCAATTATTTGAAGGTTTGATTACCGTTGACGAATACGGTAACGAGCAACCAGGTGTAGCAGAATCTTGGGAAAGCACGCCCGATTTCAAAGTGTGGACATTCAAACTTCGCCAAGATGCAAAATGGTCAAATGGCGATCCTGTGACCGCACACGACTTTGAATTTGCGTGGAGACGTTTAGCCGATCCAAAAACCGCTTCACCTTATTCGAGCTTCTTAAACTATATGCAAGTGGAAAATGCCCAAGATATTATCGATGGCAAGAAAAAACCTGAAGAGCTCGGCGTGAAAGCGGTTGATGACCATACATTCCAAGTCACTCTAAGTAATCCAATCCCTTATTTAGCAGGAATGACCACGCACCAAACCACCTTACCAGTGCCGAAAAAAGTCGTAGAAAAATTCGGTGATGCGTGGGTGAAAAAAGAAAATATCGTAGGTAACGGGGCTTATGTATTAGATGAGCACGTTATCAACGAGAAAATCGTTTTCAAACGTAATAAACTTTACTGGAACGACAAAGAGACAGTCATTGATAAAGGTACGTTCTTAGCTATTGTTCAACCGACAACTGACGTTGCTCGCTACCGTGCTGGTGAAGTGGATATGACCGCACACGCTCTCCCTCCAGAACAATTTGAAAAATTAAAACAAGAACTACCAGGCGAAGTGATTGTGCCTCGTGGCTTAGTTACTTACATTTATGAATTAAATCACACTAAAGCTCCGTTCAACGACGTTCGTGTGCGTAAAGCCTTGAACTTAGCGTTAGATCGTAACGTAATCACCGATAAAGTGTTAGCACAAGGTCAAACACCAACTTATGTGTTTACCCCAACCTACATTGCCGAAGGTCACGCAATCAAACAGCCTGCTTATTCAGAACAACCAATGGCAGACCGTAATGCTGAAGCAATCAAGTTGTTAGAAGAAGCGGGCTTTAGCAAAGCAAATCCATTAAAATTCACGATTTTGTATAACACCAGTGAAAGCCATAAAAAAATTGCGATTGCCGCATCTTCTTTATGGAAACAAAACACCAAAGGCTTAGTGGATGTGAAATTGGAAAACCAAGAATGGAAAACCTTCTTAGATACCAAACGCAAAGCCAACTTTGATGTGGCTCGTGCAGGTTGGGCGGCAGACTATAACCAAGCCTCCACCTTCGGTAACTATTTCTTGTCGAACTCAAGCAACAATACCTCGTTCTATAAGAGCAAAGCCTATGATAATGCCATTGCAGATGCTCTCAAAGCAGCTGATGCAGAAGGTCGTGCCGCAGCGTATGCGAAAGCCGAGGCAATCTTAGCGGAAGATTCTGCGGTAGTGCCAGTGTATAACTATGTGAATCCTCGCTTGGTGAAACCTTATGTGAAAGGTTTCTCTGGCAAAGATCCACAAGATAACGCATTATTAAGAAACCTTTATATTATTAAACAATAA